From Brassica oleracea var. oleracea cultivar TO1000 chromosome C3, BOL, whole genome shotgun sequence, a single genomic window includes:
- the LOC106336335 gene encoding serine/threonine-protein phosphatase PP1 isozyme 1 yields MADKPAQEQEQKPAMEPAVLDDIIRRLVEFRNTRPGSGKQVHLSEGEIRQLCAVSKEIFLQQPNLLELEAPIKICGDIHGQYSDLLRLFEYGGFPPEANYLFLGDYVDRGKQSLETICLLLAYKIKYPENFFLLRGNHESASINRIYGFYDECKRRFNVRLWKIFTDCFNCLPVAALIDDRILCMHGGISPELTSLDQIRNISRPMDIPESGLVCDLLWSDPSGDVKGWGVNDRGVSYTFGADTVAEFLQKNDMDLICRAHQVVEDGYEFFADRQLVTVFSAPNYCGEFDNAGAMMSIDESLMCSFQILKPSDKRSSPFL; encoded by the exons ATGGCGGATAAGCCGGCGCAGGAGCAGGAGCAGAAGCCAGCAATGGAACCGGCGGTTCTTGACGATATCATCCGCCGTTTGGTTGAGTTTCGGAACACGAGGCCTGGATCCGGGAAGCAAGTTCACCTCAGCGAAGGTGAAATCCGTCAGCTCTGTGCTGTCTCCAAAGAAATCTTTCTTCAACAACCTAATCTCCTCGAACTCGAAGCTCCCATCAAGATCTGCG GTGATATTCATGGGCAGTATTCAGATCTATTGAGGCTATTTGAGTATGGAGGCTTCCCTCCGGAAGCCAATTATTTGTTCTTGGGTGATTACGTCGACCGTGGCAAGCAAAGCTTGGAAACAATATGCCTTCTCTTAGCTTACAAAATCAAGTACCCTGAGAACTTCTTCTTGCTTAGAGGGAACCATGAATCTGCTTCCATCAATCGTATTTACGGGTTCTACGACGAGTGCAAACGCAGGTTCAACGTCAGGCTCTGGAAAATATTCACCGATTGCTTTAACTGTCTTCCTGTGGCCGCTTTGATCGATGACAGGATACTATGTATGCATGGTGGGATCTCCCCAGAGTTGACGAGCTTGGACCAGATCAGGAACATTTCACGCCCGATGGATATTCCTGAATCAGGTCTGGTGTGTGATTTGCTTTGGTCGGATCCTAGTGGAGACGTCAAAGGATGGGGAGTGAATGATCGTGGTGTTTCATACACTTTTGGAGCTGACACAGTTGCAGAGTTCTTGCAAAAAAATGACATGGACCTTATCTGCCGTGCCCACCAG GTTGTTGAAGATGGGTATGAGTTCTTTGCAGACAGACAGCTTGTTACTGTGTTTTCAGCTCCCAACTATTGTGGAGAGTTTGACAATGCTGGCGCAATGATGAGCATTGATGAGAGCTTAATGTGCTCGTTCCAAATACTTAAGCCGTCGGATAAGAGATCATCACCATTTCTATGA
- the LOC106329181 gene encoding LOW QUALITY PROTEIN: tropinone reductase homolog At2g29370-like (The sequence of the model RefSeq protein was modified relative to this genomic sequence to represent the inferred CDS: inserted 2 bases in 1 codon): MAKTMESLGDKPRWNLGGRTALVTGGTKGLGEAVVKELAMLGARIHTCARDETQLQESLHEWQAKGFQVTTSVCDVSSPDQREKLMETVSSVFQGKLNIFVSNVGTGVVKPTIECTSEEFSFIMATNLESAFHLAQLAHPLLKASGSGNIVLMSSIAGIVNLSRTSIYGATKGALNQLGRNLACEXDNIRVNSVCPWFITTPATKDFLCGEVKEKVESVTPMGRVGEANEVSSLVAFLCLPAASYITGQTICVDGGFTINGFSFP, from the exons ATGGCTAAGACAATGGAAAGCCTGGGAGACAAACCTAGATGGAACCTTGGAGGAAGGACCGCTCTTGTCACTGGTGGTACCAAAGGCCTCGG GGAAGCTGTGGTGAAGGAACTAGCCATGTTGGGGGCCAGAATCCATACGTGTGCCAGAGACGAAACTCAGCTTCAAGAAAGCTTACATGAATGGCAAGCAAAGGGGTTTCAGGTCACCACTTCTGTTTGCGACGTTTCTTCTCCTGACCAACGAGAAAAACTCATGGAAACCGTTTCATCTGTCTTCCAAGGAAAACTCAACATCTTT GTAAGCAATGTGGGAACGGGTGTTGTGAAGCCGACCATAGAGTGTACATCAGAAGAATTCTCGTTTATCATGGCTACAAATCTGGAGTCAGCATTTCATCTAGCACAGCTCGCGCACCCGTTGTTGAAAGCCTCTGGTTCAGGGAACATTGTGCTCATGTCCTCCATTGCTGGGATTGTAAATTTGAGTCGTACATCCATCTATGGAGCAACCAAAG GAGCCCTGAATCAGCTAGGGAGAAACTTGGCGTGCGA TGATAACATAAGGGTTAACTCCGTTTGTCCATGGTTCATCACAACTCCTGCAACTAAAGAT TTTCTCTGTGGTGAAGTAAAAGAAAAGGTGGAAAGTGTGACACCAATGGGGCGTGTTGGAGAGGCAAATGAAGTTTCATCGCTTGTGGCATTTCTATGTCTTCCTGCTGCTTCTTATATTACTGGTCAAACCATCTGCGTTGATGGAGGTTTCACTATCAACGGCTTCTCATTCCCTTAA
- the LOC106328233 gene encoding tropinone reductase homolog At2g29300-like isoform X1, protein MVYYLSQPTFIVCILYRPTSNVYYLWHFWSLLITKQKQRMDKRWSLQGMSALVTGGASGIGYAIVEELANFGAKIHVRDISETLLNQSLNEWEKKGFQVKGSVCDVTSRSERETLIQNVSSLFDGKLNILVNNVGVLRGKPTIEYVAEDFAYHSSTNLEAAFHFCQLSHPLLKASGYGSIFFLSSVAGVVSFEYGSIYGVTKGSLNQLARNLACEWAKDGIRAVAPNVVKTRQSQSYLEDVSFKEELFCRTPLGRAGEPNEVASLVVFLCLPAASYITGQTICVDGGLTVNGFSYQSRA, encoded by the exons ATGGTTTACTACTTATCTCAGCCAACATTTATCGTATGTATATTATATAGACCTACAAGTAATGTATATTATCTTTGGCATTTCTGGTCATTGCTAATCACAAAACAAAAACAAAGAATGGATAAAAGATGGAGTCTTCAAGGTATGTCTGCTCTTGTAACCGGTGGAGCCAGCGGAATCGG GTATGCCATAGTAGAGGAATTAGCTAATTTTGGAGCGAAAATCCACGTACGTGACATATCTGAAACTCTGCTCAATCAAAGTTTAAATGAGTGGGAAAAGAAAGGGTTTCAAGTCAAAGGCTCTGTCTGTGATGTAACCTCACGTTCTGAGAGAGAAACATTGATACAAAATGTCTCCTCCCTGTTCGATGGTAAACTCAACATTCTT GTAAATAACGTGGGAGTACTTCGAGGAAAGCCAACAATAGAATATGTGGCAGAAGATTTTGCTTACCATAGCTCAACAAACTTGGAAGCTGCTTTCCATTTTTGCCAGCTTTCACATCCACTCTTAAAGGCTTCAGGTTATGGAAGCATCTTCTTCTTGTCTTCTGTTGCAGGAGTTGTATCATTTGAGTATGGATCCATTTACGGTGTAACCAAAG GATCTCTGAACCAGCTAGCGAGAAATTTGGCATGTGAATGGGCAAAAGACGGCATAAGAGCCGTTGCACCTAATGTTGTCAAGACTCGACAGTCTCAGTCT TATCTTGAGGACGTCAGTTTCAAGGAAGAATTGTTCTGTAGAACTCCACTTGGTCGTGCTGGAGAGCCGAATGAAGTTGCATCGCTAGTGGTCTTCTTGTGTCTACCTGCAGCTTCCTACATCACTGGTCAAACCATTTGTGTTGATGGAGGCCTCACAGTTAACGGTTTCTCCTATCAGTCACGGGCTTGA
- the LOC106328233 gene encoding tropinone reductase homolog At2g29300-like isoform X2, translating into MVYYLSQPTFIVCILYRPTSNVYYLWHFWSLLITKQKQRMDKRWSLQGMSALVTGGASGIGYAIVEELANFGAKIHVRDISETLLNQSLNEWEKKGFQVKGSVCDVTSRSERETLIQNVSSLFDGKLNILVNNVGVLRGKPTIEYVAEDFAYHSSTNLEAAFHFCQLSHPLLKASGYGSIFFLSSVAGVVSFEYGSIYGVTKGSLNQLARNLACEWAKDGIRAVAPNVVKTRQSHILRTSVSRKNCSVELHLVVLESRMKLHR; encoded by the exons ATGGTTTACTACTTATCTCAGCCAACATTTATCGTATGTATATTATATAGACCTACAAGTAATGTATATTATCTTTGGCATTTCTGGTCATTGCTAATCACAAAACAAAAACAAAGAATGGATAAAAGATGGAGTCTTCAAGGTATGTCTGCTCTTGTAACCGGTGGAGCCAGCGGAATCGG GTATGCCATAGTAGAGGAATTAGCTAATTTTGGAGCGAAAATCCACGTACGTGACATATCTGAAACTCTGCTCAATCAAAGTTTAAATGAGTGGGAAAAGAAAGGGTTTCAAGTCAAAGGCTCTGTCTGTGATGTAACCTCACGTTCTGAGAGAGAAACATTGATACAAAATGTCTCCTCCCTGTTCGATGGTAAACTCAACATTCTT GTAAATAACGTGGGAGTACTTCGAGGAAAGCCAACAATAGAATATGTGGCAGAAGATTTTGCTTACCATAGCTCAACAAACTTGGAAGCTGCTTTCCATTTTTGCCAGCTTTCACATCCACTCTTAAAGGCTTCAGGTTATGGAAGCATCTTCTTCTTGTCTTCTGTTGCAGGAGTTGTATCATTTGAGTATGGATCCATTTACGGTGTAACCAAAG GATCTCTGAACCAGCTAGCGAGAAATTTGGCATGTGAATGGGCAAAAGACGGCATAAGAGCCGTTGCACCTAATGTTGTCAAGACTCGACAGTCTCA TATCTTGAGGACGTCAGTTTCAAGGAAGAATTGTTCTGTAGAACTCCACTTGGTCGTGCTGGAGAGCCGAATGAAGTTGCATCGCTAG